The Streptomyces sp. NBC_01363 region GCGGTGCCCTTGGCCAGGCCCAGTGAAGAGGCGATGTCGGACAGCCCCAGCCGCCGCTCGCCGCCTGCCAGCAGACGCAGCATCGCCGCCGCCCGCTCCAGCGACTGGATGTTCTTGGCCATCGCGCCGTACTCCTCCACCTCGGTTCGACAATGCTGAACACTATCGGTCGATGCCGACCCTCGCTCGATCGCGCGGCAAAACCGCGGCACCGCTCCGAACCGGACATCCCCCCGCACAGCATGCAGTCCGTTCCGTGGGACGGAGTGACGGCCCCGGGCGCCGCCCGGCTACGCTGGCCTGGTGCGCCTTCCACCGAAGACGCAAAGCCGACAGCCGTCGCATCCCAGGGAGTACATCCATGGCCTCGTCGCCGACCCCTTCCGCCGACAGCCGGAACCGAGCCGAAGCCCTCCGCGAGGCGCTCGCCACCCGTGTAGTGGTGGCCGACGGCGCCATGGGCACCATGCTCCAGGCACAGGACCCGACCCTCGAGGACTTCCAGAACCTCGAGGGCTGCAACGAGATCCTGAACGTCACCCGCCCCGACATCGTGCGTTCGGTGCACGAGGAGTACTTCGCCGTCGGCGTGGACTGCGTCGAGACGAACACCTTCGGCGCCAATCTGGCGGCCCTGGGCGAGTACGACATTCCCGAGCGGGTCTTCGAGCTCTCCGAGTCCGGCGCGCGCATCGCCCGCGAGGTCGCCGACGAGTTCACCGCCTCCACCGGGCAGCAGCGCTGGGTGCTCGGCTCGATGGGCCCGGGTACCAAGCTGCCGACGCTGGGCCACGCCCCGTACACCAGGCTCCGCGACGCCTACCAGCAGAACGCCGAAGGCATGATCGCCGGTGGCGCCGACGCCCTCCTGGTCGAGACCACCCAGGACCTGCTCCAGACCAAGGCCTCCGTCATCGGCGCGCGCCGCGCCCTGGAGGCCACCGGGGCCAACCTCCCGGTGATCTGCTCCGTCACCGTCGAGACGACCGGCACCATGCTGCTCGGCTCCGAGATCGGCGCGGCGCTCACCGCCCTGGAACCGCTCGGCATCGACCTCATCGGCCTGAACTGCGCCACCGGCCCGGCCGAGATGAGCGAGCACCTGCGCTACCTCGCCCGTCACTCCCGCATCCCGCTCTCCTGCATGCCCAACGCCGGCCTCCCGGTGCTCGGCAAGGACGGCGCGCACTACCCGCTGTCCCCGGCCGAGCTCGCCGACGCGCAGGAGACCTTCGTCCAGGAGTACGGCCTCTCGCTGGTCGGCGGCTGCTGCGGTACGACTCCGGAGCACCTGCGCCAGGTCGTCGAGCGGGTCCGCGGTGTGGCCGTCACCTCCCGCACCCCGCGCCCCGAGCCGGGTGCCGCCTCCCTCTACCAGACCGTCCCGTTCCGCCAGGACACCTCGTACCTCGCGATCGGCGAGCGCACGAACGCCAACGGGTCGAAGAAGTTCCGCGAGGCCATGCTCGAAGCCCGCTGGGACGACTGCGTGGAGATGGCCCGTGACCAGATCCGCGAGGGCGCGCACATGCTCGACCTCTGCGTCGACTACGTGGGCCGTGACGGTGTGGCGGACATGGAGGAGCTGGCCGGCCGGTTCGCCACCGCGTCCACGCTCCCGATCGTGCTGGACTCGACGGAGCTGCCCGTGCTGCGGGCCGGCCTGGAGAAGCTGGGCGGGCGTGCCGTCCTGAACTCGGTCAACTACGAGGACGGCGACGGTCCCGAGTCCCGGTTCGCCAAGGTCACCGCGCTGGCCGTGGAGCACGGTGCCGCGCTGATCGCGCTGACCATCGACGAGGAGGGCCAGGCCCGCACCGTCGAGCACAAGGTCGCCGTCGCCGAGCGGCTGATCGCGGACCTGACCGGAAACTGGGGCATCCAGGAGTCGGACATCCTGATCGACGCCCTCACCTTCACCATCTGCACCGGTCAGGAGGAGTCCCGCGGCGACGGCATCGCCACCATCGAGGCGATCCGTGAGCTGAAGAAGCGCCACCCCGACGTGCAGACCACGCTGGGCCTGTCCAACATCTCCTTCGGCCTCAATCCGGCCGCCCGCGTCGTGCTGAACTCCGTCTTCCTCGACGAGTGCGTCAAGGCCGGACTCGACTCCGCGATCGTGCACGCCTCCAAGATCCTGCCGATCGCCCGCCTGGAGGAGGAGCAGGTCAAGGTCGCCCTCGACCTGATCCACGACCGGCGCGCCGAGGGGTACGACCCGCTGCAGCGGCTCATGGAGCTGTTCGAGGGCGTCAGCACGAAGTCGATGAAGGCGGGCAAGGCCGAGGAGCTCCTGGCCCTGCCGCTCGACGAGCGGCTCCAGCGCCGCATCATCGACGGTGAGAAGAACGGCCTGGAGAACGACCTCGACGAGGCGCTGCGGACCCGCCCGGCCCTCGACATCGTCAACGACACCCTCCTGGAGGGCATGAAGGTCGTCGGCGAGCTCTTCGGCTCCGGCCAGATGCAGCTGCCCTTCGTCCTCCAGTCCGCCGAGGTCATGAAGACCGCGGTGGCACACCTCGAACCGCACATGGAGAAGTCCGACGCCGAGGGCAAGGGCACCATCGTCCTGGCCACGGTCCGCGGCGACGTCCACGACATCGGCAAGAACCTCGTCGACATCATCCTGTCCAACAACGGCTACAACGTCGTCAACCTCGGCATCAAGCAGCCCGTCTCCGCGATCCTGGAAGCCGCGGAGGAACACCGGGCCGACGTCATCGGCATGTCCGGCCTCCTGGTGAAGTCCACCGTGATCATGAAGGAGAACCTGGAGGAGCTGAACCAGCGCAAGCTGGCCGCCGACTTCCCCGTCATCCTCGGCGGCGCGGCCCTCACCCGGGCCTACGTCGAGCAGGACCTCCACGAGATCTACGAGGGCGAGGTCCGCTACGCCCGCGACGCGTTCGAGGGGCTGCGTCTGATGGACGCGCTGATCGCGGTCAAGCGTGGTGTCCCGGGTGCGGTCCTGCCCGAGCTCAAGCAGCGCCGGGTGCCCAAGCGCGACACTGCGGTCCTGGAGGTCGACGAGCCGCAGGAGGGCGTCCGCTCGGACGTCGCCGTCGACAACCCGGTCCCCGAGCCCCCCTTCTGGGGCACCCGGGTCGTCAAGGGCATCCAGCTCAAGGAGTACGCGTCCTGGCTCGACGAGGGCGCCCTCTTCAAGGGCCAGTGGGGGCTGAAGCAGGCGCGCGCCGGTGACGGACCGACGTACGAGGAGCTGGTGGAGACCGAGGGCCGCCCGCACCTGCGCGGCTGGCTCGACAAGCTCCACACCGAGAACCTCCTGGAAGCCGCCGTCGTCCACGGCTACTTCCCCTGCGTGTCCAAGGGCGACGACCTGATCCTGCTCCACGAGGACGGCTCCGAGCGGACCCGCTTCACCTTCCCGCGCCAGCGCCGAGGCCGGCGGCTCTGCCTCGCGGACTTCTTCCGCCCCGAGGAGTCCGGCGAGCGGGACGTGATCGGTCTCCAGGTCGTCACCGTCGGCTCGAAGATCGGCGGCGAGACCGCGAAGCTCTTCGAGGCCAACTCCTACCGCGACTACCTGGAGCTGCACGGCCTGTCCGTACAGCTGGCCGAGGCCCTGGCCGAGTACTGGCACGCCCGGGTCCGCTCGGAGCTGGGCTTCGGCGGCGAGGACCCGTCCGACGTCGAGGACATGTTCGCGCTGAAGTACCGGGGGGCGCGCTTCTCCCTCGGCTACGGTGCCTGCCCCGATCTGGAGGACCGGGCGAAGATCGCCGAGCTGCTCCGGCCGGAGCGGATCGGGGTGCATCTCTCGGAGGAATTCCAGCTGCATCCGGAGCAGTCCACCGACGCGATCGTCATCCACCACCCGGAGGCGAAGTACTTCAACGCGCGGTAAGACGATGTTCAACGCGCGGTAGCAGGACAAGTCGTACACTTGTCGGCCCAGTGCAGGCCGGTCGCCCTTCCCACGGGAAATGGCGGCCGGCCTTCTCGTCCCTTACGGAAGGTGTGCCGGATGACCAGCACGGTCCCCGCGTCCTTGACCCGCACGGCCGAAGGCGCCGCGCTCCAGGCCGTCCTCCTCGACATGGACGGCACTCTCGTCGACACCGAGGGGTTCTGGTGGGACGCGGAGGTGGAGGTCTTCGCCGAGCTCGGTCACCGGCTCGACGAGGCCTGGCGGGACGTGGTGGTCGGCGGGCCGATGACCCGCAGCGCCGGCTACCTCATGGACGTCACCGGCGCGGACATCACCCTCGACGAACTCACCGTGCTGCTCAACGACCGCTTCGAGAAGCGCATCGGCCGCGGGGTGCCGCTGATGCCGGGCGCTGCCCGGCTGCTGGCCGAACTGGTCAGGCACGACATCCCGACGGCCCTGGTCTCCGCCTCGCACCGGCGGATCATCGACCGGGTGCTGGAATCGGTGGGCCGTCACCACTTCGCGCTCACCGTCGCGGGCGACGAGGTCTCCCGTACGAAGCCGCACCCGGAGCCCTATCTCACCGCCGCTTCCGGCTTCGGCGCGGAGCCCGAGCGCTGTGCGGTCATCGAGGACACCGCGACCGGTGTCGCGGCCGCGGAGGCGGCGGGCTGCCGGGTGGTCGCCGTACCGTCCGTCGCTCCCATCGCCCCCGCGTCCGGCCGGGTGGTCGTGCGTTCGCTCGAAGAAGTCGATCTCGCCTTCCTCCGGGGACTGGTCACGGGAACGCGTTGATCCGCGTACCGAGAGTGTTTCTGTGAATGAACGGAAAAGCCCTCGGCGGCGAATGGTGCATTTTCTGTCGCGCGTAAGTGTGGGAATGCCGGGCGTGCGATAAGGGATTCGAACGGTCGACGCGTGAGCTTTCTCACCCGAATGCGCTTCGGAGGGTTTTCGAGATCACCCGGTGTGCCCGTTTTGGGGCATTGGAATGTCCCGGTTCATTCTGATATCTACGAAACCCTTCCGACGCGTGAAAGCGGCTCGCCGTTCATTCCCATCACCATCTGATTACGCGCGGGGACTTCTCCGGTCCGGCATTGCCGACGACGCCTACTAATGTCGCTCTCTCCATGCCCGGATGAGGGAGAGCGTCCAAGATGAACCGCAAGACTCTGGTGCTGCCGGCCGTCGTCGGCCTGCTCGCACCCGCACTCGCCGCCTGCGGCGCGTCGGGCGACGGGAGCGATGGCAAGGGCGCCATCGTTGTCGGCACCACGGACCAGTTCGTCGCCTCGAAGGACAGTCCCGCGCCGCTCGATCCCGCCATCGGCTACGAAGCCGGCGTGTGGAACGTGCTCCGGCAGACCGTGCAGACCCTGGTGCATGTGCCGCGCGGCGGCGGCGAGCCGGTGCCCGAAGCCGCGGAGAGCTGCACCTTCACGGACACGCAGAACGAGAGCTACCGCTGCAAGCTGCGCAGCGGTCTGAAGTTCGCCGACGGCAAGGCCATGACCGCCGACGACGTGAAGTACTCCATCGACCGCGTCATCCGCATCGATGCCGCCAACGGGCCCGTCGCCCTGCT contains the following coding sequences:
- a CDS encoding HAD family phosphatase produces the protein MTSTVPASLTRTAEGAALQAVLLDMDGTLVDTEGFWWDAEVEVFAELGHRLDEAWRDVVVGGPMTRSAGYLMDVTGADITLDELTVLLNDRFEKRIGRGVPLMPGAARLLAELVRHDIPTALVSASHRRIIDRVLESVGRHHFALTVAGDEVSRTKPHPEPYLTAASGFGAEPERCAVIEDTATGVAAAEAAGCRVVAVPSVAPIAPASGRVVVRSLEEVDLAFLRGLVTGTR
- the metH gene encoding methionine synthase, producing MASSPTPSADSRNRAEALREALATRVVVADGAMGTMLQAQDPTLEDFQNLEGCNEILNVTRPDIVRSVHEEYFAVGVDCVETNTFGANLAALGEYDIPERVFELSESGARIAREVADEFTASTGQQRWVLGSMGPGTKLPTLGHAPYTRLRDAYQQNAEGMIAGGADALLVETTQDLLQTKASVIGARRALEATGANLPVICSVTVETTGTMLLGSEIGAALTALEPLGIDLIGLNCATGPAEMSEHLRYLARHSRIPLSCMPNAGLPVLGKDGAHYPLSPAELADAQETFVQEYGLSLVGGCCGTTPEHLRQVVERVRGVAVTSRTPRPEPGAASLYQTVPFRQDTSYLAIGERTNANGSKKFREAMLEARWDDCVEMARDQIREGAHMLDLCVDYVGRDGVADMEELAGRFATASTLPIVLDSTELPVLRAGLEKLGGRAVLNSVNYEDGDGPESRFAKVTALAVEHGAALIALTIDEEGQARTVEHKVAVAERLIADLTGNWGIQESDILIDALTFTICTGQEESRGDGIATIEAIRELKKRHPDVQTTLGLSNISFGLNPAARVVLNSVFLDECVKAGLDSAIVHASKILPIARLEEEQVKVALDLIHDRRAEGYDPLQRLMELFEGVSTKSMKAGKAEELLALPLDERLQRRIIDGEKNGLENDLDEALRTRPALDIVNDTLLEGMKVVGELFGSGQMQLPFVLQSAEVMKTAVAHLEPHMEKSDAEGKGTIVLATVRGDVHDIGKNLVDIILSNNGYNVVNLGIKQPVSAILEAAEEHRADVIGMSGLLVKSTVIMKENLEELNQRKLAADFPVILGGAALTRAYVEQDLHEIYEGEVRYARDAFEGLRLMDALIAVKRGVPGAVLPELKQRRVPKRDTAVLEVDEPQEGVRSDVAVDNPVPEPPFWGTRVVKGIQLKEYASWLDEGALFKGQWGLKQARAGDGPTYEELVETEGRPHLRGWLDKLHTENLLEAAVVHGYFPCVSKGDDLILLHEDGSERTRFTFPRQRRGRRLCLADFFRPEESGERDVIGLQVVTVGSKIGGETAKLFEANSYRDYLELHGLSVQLAEALAEYWHARVRSELGFGGEDPSDVEDMFALKYRGARFSLGYGACPDLEDRAKIAELLRPERIGVHLSEEFQLHPEQSTDAIVIHHPEAKYFNAR